From a region of the Vagococcus coleopterorum genome:
- the ligA gene encoding NAD-dependent DNA ligase LigA has translation MDQEQAQNRISELRQQLNEMAQAYYESDQPIAEDHIYDGLYHELVGLEEAYPDLVTSDSITQKVGGQVAAGFTKIIHDSPMLSLGNAFNLEDLQSFEGRIKKLIDEPIEYMCELKIDGLAVSVKYENGQFVQGATRGDGKVGEDITANLKMVESIPAKLNEPLTMEVRGECYMPKSSFVRLNEEREESGQAVFANPRNAAAGSLRQLDSAVVGERQLSTFMYAVANQGDLDVASQEQGLNALDELGLATNHERKVCQSIDEVWEYVQHFQDERPNLAYEIDGIVIKVNNFEDQEAIGYTVKAPRWAIAYKFPAEEAETLIEDIEWTIGRTGVVTPTAVMTPVRLAGTTVARASLHNMDLIRERDIRLGDKVMIHKAGDIIPEVSRVLLDKRPATSVAYEAPTHCPICDSELVHLDEEVAVRCLNPMCPAQIKEGLSHFVSRQAMNIDGLGPRVLEQMFEAGLIKDVADLYKLSTEDLLSLEKIKEKSANNILKAIEASKENSLEKLLFGLGIRHVGAKAAQMLAAHFGTMDAISQASVEEVSQIDGLGSTIANSLTTYFANEKVPVLLAELAESGVNLTYRGVTAADLAKVESPFKDKVVVLTGTLEQYKRTEAKNKIEALGGKVTGSVSKKTDIVVAGLEAGSKLEKAQELGITVWNEEEMIAAIEGSVSHEEN, from the coding sequence ATGGATCAAGAACAAGCACAAAACCGAATAAGTGAATTGCGCCAGCAATTGAATGAAATGGCTCAGGCCTACTATGAAAGTGATCAACCGATTGCGGAAGATCATATCTATGATGGGTTATATCATGAGTTAGTTGGATTGGAGGAAGCTTATCCTGATCTGGTAACAAGTGATTCCATTACCCAAAAAGTTGGCGGGCAAGTGGCTGCTGGGTTTACAAAAATCATTCATGATTCACCGATGTTAAGTTTAGGAAATGCTTTTAATTTAGAGGACCTCCAATCCTTTGAAGGGCGCATTAAGAAGTTGATTGACGAACCAATTGAATACATGTGTGAACTGAAAATTGATGGCTTAGCTGTTTCGGTGAAGTATGAAAATGGTCAATTTGTTCAAGGCGCTACGCGTGGTGATGGTAAAGTCGGTGAAGATATTACGGCTAACTTGAAGATGGTCGAATCCATTCCAGCAAAATTAAATGAGCCCTTAACCATGGAAGTTCGTGGAGAGTGTTACATGCCAAAATCTTCGTTTGTTCGTTTGAATGAAGAACGTGAAGAAAGTGGTCAAGCGGTCTTTGCTAATCCTCGAAATGCGGCAGCCGGAAGTTTACGACAACTTGATTCGGCAGTAGTAGGTGAGCGACAGCTAAGCACGTTTATGTACGCGGTGGCTAATCAAGGTGATTTAGATGTTGCTAGTCAAGAACAAGGACTAAATGCTTTAGATGAATTAGGTCTAGCAACCAATCATGAACGTAAAGTTTGCCAGTCAATAGATGAGGTCTGGGAATACGTTCAGCATTTCCAAGATGAACGTCCTAACTTAGCTTATGAAATCGATGGTATTGTGATTAAAGTTAATAATTTTGAAGACCAAGAAGCAATTGGTTATACAGTTAAAGCGCCACGTTGGGCAATTGCTTATAAATTCCCAGCGGAAGAAGCGGAAACACTAATTGAAGATATTGAGTGGACGATTGGCCGTACAGGGGTGGTAACACCAACGGCAGTGATGACACCTGTTCGTCTAGCTGGTACAACTGTTGCGCGAGCAAGTCTTCATAATATGGATTTAATTCGTGAGCGTGATATTCGTTTAGGTGATAAAGTCATGATTCATAAAGCGGGAGATATTATTCCAGAAGTATCCCGTGTGTTATTAGATAAACGACCAGCTACTAGTGTTGCGTATGAAGCACCAACCCATTGTCCAATTTGTGACAGCGAATTAGTCCACTTAGATGAAGAAGTTGCAGTACGTTGTTTAAACCCGATGTGTCCTGCTCAAATTAAAGAAGGATTGAGCCACTTCGTGTCACGCCAAGCGATGAATATTGACGGTTTAGGACCACGTGTTTTAGAGCAGATGTTTGAAGCTGGCTTGATTAAAGATGTAGCCGATTTATATAAATTATCAACAGAAGATTTATTGAGCTTAGAAAAAATCAAAGAAAAATCTGCTAATAATATTTTAAAAGCAATTGAAGCAAGTAAAGAAAATTCTTTAGAAAAACTGTTGTTTGGCTTAGGCATAAGACATGTGGGTGCTAAAGCAGCGCAGATGTTAGCAGCTCACTTTGGAACGATGGACGCTATTAGTCAAGCTTCAGTTGAAGAAGTTAGTCAAATTGATGGCCTAGGTTCAACGATTGCTAATAGCTTAACAACTTACTTTGCAAATGAAAAAGTACCAGTCTTATTAGCCGAGTTAGCAGAATCAGGAGTTAACTTAACGTATCGTGGTGTAACAGCAGCCGATTTAGCTAAAGTGGAATCACCATTTAAAGATAAAGTTGTAGTTTTAACTGGAACGTTAGAGCAATATAAACGAACAGAAGCGAAGAATAAAATTGAAGCACTAGGTGGTAAAGTAACTGGGAGTGTTTCTAAAAAAACCGATATTGTAGTTGCTGGTCTTGAAGCGGGTAGTAAGTTAGAAAAGGCTCAGGAGCTAGGTATCACTGTTTGGAATGAAGAAGAGATGATTGCGGCAATTGAAGGGAGTGTTAGTCATGAAGAAAATTAA